From Aneurinibacillus sp. REN35, a single genomic window includes:
- a CDS encoding lytic transglycosylase domain-containing protein, whose protein sequence is MRRFRRRNTIFFLCLLAVFLLLDAPVTWKAMYPVYYKEQISKSSQQYDVDPYLVMAIIQIESKFDKSRVSKKGAVGLMQVMPMTAQWAIEKTKLSPMATEYLDEPDTNILLGTWYVSFLSEMFHGNPYAVIAAYNAGPGNVKKWIQQGIWDGTSEHLSQIPFGETRHYVQRALYYKQRYEKIYADEFSPLH, encoded by the coding sequence ATGAGACGATTCAGGCGGAGAAATACGATTTTTTTTCTATGCTTGCTGGCGGTTTTCCTGTTGTTGGATGCGCCCGTTACATGGAAAGCGATGTATCCGGTATACTATAAAGAACAGATCAGTAAATCATCACAGCAATATGATGTAGATCCATATTTGGTTATGGCGATTATTCAAATTGAATCCAAGTTCGATAAAAGCCGTGTATCAAAAAAAGGCGCAGTAGGATTGATGCAGGTTATGCCGATGACGGCACAATGGGCCATAGAGAAAACGAAGCTCTCACCAATGGCTACCGAATACTTGGACGAGCCGGATACGAATATTCTTCTTGGAACATGGTATGTATCTTTTCTATCTGAGATGTTCCATGGCAATCCATATGCGGTTATTGCAGCATATAATGCCGGTCCAGGCAATGTGAAGAAATGGATCCAGCAAGGGATATGGGACGGTACGTCGGAGCATTTGTCACAGATCCCATTTGGTGAAACGCGACACTATGTTCAGCGGGCATTATATTATAAACAGCGGTATGAAAAGATCTATGCTGATGAATTCAGTCCGTTACATTAA
- the ytaF gene encoding sporulation membrane protein YtaF gives MLHVFSLLALAFAVSLDGFGVGVTYGMRRIKIPLWSVIIITTCSALVILASMYIGKWLAYFLSPAATHYVGGVILIGIGLWAMYNARPKESCQEERIEQVRASRESTSLVAFEIKSLGLVIQILKRPTDADIDRSGTISGVEAMFLGAALSLDAFGAGIGAAIIGYEPWVTALVIGGVSCLFILFGLGLGFKYSEVGWLKRMTYLPGILLILCGVFKMM, from the coding sequence GTGCTGCATGTGTTTTCGCTTCTGGCATTGGCCTTTGCAGTTAGTCTTGATGGATTTGGTGTGGGCGTCACGTATGGTATGCGGCGCATCAAAATTCCCTTATGGTCTGTTATTATCATCACTACGTGTTCGGCACTGGTGATTCTTGCTTCAATGTATATCGGTAAATGGCTGGCGTATTTCTTATCCCCTGCCGCTACGCATTATGTAGGGGGCGTGATTCTGATCGGTATTGGCTTATGGGCGATGTATAATGCACGTCCTAAAGAGTCGTGTCAGGAGGAGAGGATAGAGCAGGTACGGGCGAGCAGGGAGTCAACGTCGCTTGTAGCTTTTGAGATTAAATCTCTTGGTCTTGTCATACAGATTTTAAAGCGGCCTACTGATGCAGATATTGACCGTTCCGGGACCATTTCTGGTGTAGAGGCCATGTTTCTCGGAGCTGCATTATCCCTTGATGCGTTTGGTGCCGGGATTGGGGCTGCCATCATTGGATACGAACCTTGGGTGACCGCATTGGTGATCGGTGGCGTAAGCTGCCTGTTTATTCTTTTCGGACTTGGACTTGGATTTAAGTATTCTGAGGTTGGCTGGCTCAAGCGGATGACGTATTTGCCGGGCATTCTTTTGATTTTATGCGGTGTTTTTAAAATGATGTGA
- a CDS encoding replication initiation and membrane attachment family protein, whose protein sequence is MRWQETVPNDPYLIRVKRPISQAEIGYLLHLYQPLIGTMPIALYQTLFYNLSLANFSPVQGLHYGLMVTMAAPLDVIMKARHQLEAIGLLEAYQVDAEEERLLEYVLQPPHSPDVFFRDDTLSIMLLNRVGKEFYRKLRRRFAGEEQRIQTGNRTKITKAFDEVFYHLSPSEMKVEKGTETYQFLQATEEEGSLPSFDPHEKTVRSYSDSRLDFEFLVASLPKMVKRQNVLTKTVQAELDNLAFTYGLDNETMARLLQEPVVIPEDEVDLNALRRRVKDWYSRENGRVPKIAARDEIVFQSDTEAKEQEHLLTEAENHARLLASLSPLQLMEYYQRGGKIAPADQKIVEELLEQYQLPPGVVNVLLEYVMLAYDRQLPKDIIYKIAGHWKRHNIQTVQEAKRQARQFYLERKSGKTLFFDKKTESEQKKTASKRTSAVKSKRKDEIPPLILAQLERQRKQQEKKSGQGKADSSTNPEYEEEKRRIQELLEAMGENKQ, encoded by the coding sequence GTGAGATGGCAAGAAACCGTACCCAATGATCCTTACCTTATCCGTGTGAAGCGGCCTATTAGCCAGGCGGAGATCGGATATTTACTGCACTTATACCAACCGCTTATCGGCACGATGCCGATAGCACTTTATCAGACGCTGTTTTACAACCTTTCGCTGGCCAACTTTTCGCCTGTTCAAGGGCTTCATTATGGATTGATGGTGACGATGGCAGCTCCGCTTGATGTTATTATGAAAGCGCGTCATCAGCTAGAAGCCATTGGTCTATTGGAGGCGTATCAGGTTGATGCGGAGGAGGAGCGCTTGTTGGAATATGTGCTACAGCCTCCGCATTCCCCAGATGTATTCTTCCGGGATGATACGCTGAGTATCATGCTGCTCAACCGGGTTGGCAAGGAGTTCTATCGTAAGCTTAGACGCCGCTTTGCAGGGGAAGAGCAACGCATACAAACCGGTAATCGCACAAAGATTACGAAAGCATTCGATGAGGTGTTTTATCACCTTTCTCCAAGCGAGATGAAGGTGGAGAAAGGAACGGAGACATACCAGTTTTTACAGGCAACGGAAGAAGAGGGGTCTCTACCATCGTTTGACCCGCATGAGAAGACGGTGCGGAGTTATTCAGATTCGCGCCTTGATTTTGAGTTTCTTGTGGCTTCGCTTCCTAAAATGGTGAAGCGGCAGAATGTGCTGACCAAGACGGTACAGGCAGAACTTGATAATCTTGCGTTTACGTATGGGCTTGATAATGAAACAATGGCACGTCTGCTGCAAGAGCCTGTTGTAATCCCGGAAGATGAAGTGGATTTGAATGCATTGCGGCGCAGGGTTAAGGATTGGTACAGCAGGGAAAATGGACGAGTACCAAAGATTGCTGCACGGGATGAGATTGTGTTCCAATCGGATACGGAAGCGAAGGAACAGGAGCATCTTCTCACGGAAGCCGAAAATCATGCGCGTCTGCTGGCGTCCCTTTCACCGCTGCAGTTAATGGAATATTATCAGCGCGGGGGCAAGATTGCACCTGCTGATCAGAAAATCGTAGAGGAGCTGCTTGAGCAGTATCAATTGCCGCCTGGTGTAGTAAACGTGCTGCTTGAGTATGTGATGCTTGCATATGACAGACAGCTTCCTAAAGACATTATCTACAAAATTGCCGGTCATTGGAAGCGGCATAATATCCAGACCGTTCAGGAAGCGAAGCGTCAGGCACGCCAGTTTTATTTGGAACGTAAAAGTGGAAAAACGCTATTTTTTGATAAAAAGACTGAAAGCGAGCAGAAGAAGACCGCTTCAAAGCGTACATCTGCTGTAAAAAGCAAAAGAAAAGATGAAATACCGCCATTGATTCTTGCGCAGCTCGAACGTCAGCGCAAACAGCAGGAGAAAAAGAGTGGACAAGGAAAAGCTGATTCGTCGACAAATCCTGAATATGAGGAGGAGAAACGGCGAATTCAAGAGCTATTAGAAGCAATGGGAGAAAATAAGCAGTAG
- the coaE gene encoding dephospho-CoA kinase (Dephospho-CoA kinase (CoaE) performs the final step in coenzyme A biosynthesis.): MVVGLTGGIACGKSTVSRMLAERDARIIDADIIAREVVRPGDTAWSLIVERFGRDILLPTEELDRVQLGSIVFSDERARLDLNAIVHPAIRGSMRQLTEEAQAEGIALIVLDIPLLYESKLEHMVEQVIVVYCTEAQQLERLIQRNGFDQQEAERRIASQLSIEEKKLRADYVIDNSGTLTETERQVDELVAKLLSK, from the coding sequence ATGGTGGTTGGCCTGACGGGCGGTATCGCCTGCGGCAAGAGCACAGTATCACGCATGCTTGCGGAACGTGATGCCCGGATCATAGACGCTGATATTATTGCGCGTGAAGTTGTGCGGCCAGGTGATACCGCCTGGTCTCTTATTGTAGAACGATTTGGACGAGACATCTTGCTTCCTACTGAGGAGCTGGATCGGGTGCAGCTAGGCTCGATTGTTTTTTCTGATGAGAGGGCAAGGCTTGATTTGAACGCAATCGTGCATCCTGCTATACGCGGAAGTATGCGGCAGCTTACAGAAGAAGCGCAAGCCGAAGGCATAGCGCTGATCGTACTCGATATTCCTCTGTTATATGAATCGAAGCTTGAACATATGGTAGAGCAGGTCATTGTTGTATACTGCACGGAAGCACAGCAGCTTGAGCGTTTGATACAAAGAAACGGGTTTGATCAACAGGAAGCGGAACGCCGTATTGCTTCACAGCTTTCAATAGAAGAGAAAAAGCTGCGAGCTGATTACGTTATCGATAACAGCGGGACACTTACGGAAACAGAGCGGCAGGTCGATGAGCTCGTTGCAAAGCTGCTGAGTAAATAA
- the nrdR gene encoding transcriptional regulator NrdR produces MRCPYCAHNGTRVLDSRPVNDSKSIRRRRECEECGRRFTTFEMVEETPLLVVKKDGTREEFSRDKILRGIIRACEKRPVALDTLETIVDQIERDLRNSGQAEVQSKDVGELVMNALYDVDEVAYVRFASVYRQFKDINVFVKELEDLIRHSKKKE; encoded by the coding sequence ATGCGTTGTCCATATTGTGCGCATAATGGAACGCGGGTGCTTGATTCGCGTCCTGTAAATGATAGCAAGTCCATCCGGCGACGCCGGGAGTGTGAAGAGTGCGGCCGCAGATTCACCACATTTGAGATGGTGGAGGAGACGCCGCTGCTTGTTGTGAAAAAAGACGGTACCCGTGAGGAATTCAGCCGTGATAAAATTCTGCGCGGTATTATCCGCGCCTGTGAAAAAAGGCCGGTTGCTCTTGATACGTTAGAGACCATTGTTGATCAGATTGAGCGTGATCTGCGCAACAGCGGTCAGGCTGAGGTACAGAGCAAGGATGTAGGCGAGCTGGTGATGAATGCCTTATACGATGTCGATGAGGTGGCATATGTTCGCTTTGCGTCTGTATACCGCCAGTTTAAGGACATTAACGTATTTGTAAAAGAACTTGAAGATCTCATTCGGCACAGTAAAAAGAAAGAATAG
- the mutM gene encoding DNA-formamidopyrimidine glycosylase, whose product MPELPEVETVRRTLNQLVAGKTIADVIVSLPRLIKAPDDTMQFIELLKGQSIQKIGRRGKFLLFYLDDVVLVSHLRMEGRYGLYHIEDEVEKHTHVIFRFTDGSELRYKDVRTFGTMHLFERGQELAGPPLHKLGPEPLDAAFSPSVLKERLQHRRSKIKPLLLNQEIIVGLGNIYVDEALFQAGIHPEKAPSELTDEQWQKLYHAIVDILQQSISLGGSSIKSYVNGQGESGSFQHTLRAYGRTGEACFICGAPIERSVVGGRGTHTCPNCQPRK is encoded by the coding sequence ATGCCGGAATTGCCGGAAGTGGAGACGGTCAGGCGCACGCTGAATCAGTTGGTGGCGGGCAAGACTATTGCTGATGTCATCGTTAGTCTGCCGCGGTTAATTAAAGCCCCGGATGATACGATGCAATTTATTGAGCTTTTGAAGGGGCAGTCGATACAAAAAATTGGTCGACGTGGGAAGTTTCTGTTGTTTTACTTAGATGATGTCGTACTTGTCTCTCATCTGCGGATGGAAGGGAGATACGGCTTATATCACATAGAGGATGAAGTGGAGAAACATACGCATGTAATCTTCCGCTTTACAGACGGATCTGAGTTGCGTTACAAGGATGTGCGTACATTCGGTACGATGCATCTTTTTGAACGGGGACAAGAATTAGCGGGACCTCCGCTGCATAAGCTTGGTCCCGAGCCATTGGATGCAGCTTTCTCACCTAGCGTATTGAAGGAACGGCTACAGCACCGGCGCAGCAAAATTAAGCCGTTGCTACTGAATCAGGAAATCATTGTTGGACTCGGCAATATATATGTAGACGAAGCTTTGTTTCAGGCGGGAATCCACCCGGAGAAGGCGCCGAGCGAGCTAACGGATGAGCAATGGCAGAAGCTTTATCATGCGATTGTTGATATATTGCAGCAATCCATTTCCTTGGGCGGCTCGTCCATTAAATCGTATGTGAATGGACAAGGCGAATCCGGAAGCTTCCAGCATACGCTGCGTGCTTATGGACGCACAGGAGAGGCGTGTTTTATATGCGGCGCTCCAATTGAGAGATCCGTCGTTGGCGGACGCGGTACGCATACCTGTCCGAACTGCCAGCCGCGCAAGTAA
- a CDS encoding MBL fold metallo-hydrolase RNA specificity domain-containing protein, which yields MKVQFLGGARTVTGSCYMLDTEQHKILIDCGMFQGNDERIEWNEQDFIFNPAEIAAVVLTHAHIDHSGLLPKLCKLGFTGRIIATHSTADLCSIMLPDSGHIQETEAEWYNRKRRRRGRQQIKPLYTEEDARNTLHQFYGVPYDEIVDVVPGVKIRMRDAGHILGSAIVEMWVKSPTEEACKLVFSGDLGSKQQAIVKDPALVAEADYVFVESTYGDRMHGERIDRAEMLGDIVRTIQKQGGNIIIPSFSVGRTQEIIYELSEMLHNGKIAPLPVFIDSPLAVEATRIFRRNQQVFDEESQAYLRKGIDPLSFPGLQFVESVEESQRLNRVVSGSIIISSSGMCEAGRIKHHLKHHLWRTKSHIVFVGYQAQGTLGRRIVDGAKRVRIFGEDIHVAAHIHNIEGFSAHADLAGLLEWLSGFIRKPKQIFIVHGEEEVSLRFAETVETALGCSAYVPHRLETVVLGEPLAQTALSQPKMDEALPGDLDDMLAELLQVSERLGHSMKSQALSSVQKQEVLEQLAACIETLEQTAQDCEE from the coding sequence ATGAAGGTACAATTTCTTGGGGGCGCCAGAACGGTTACTGGGTCCTGCTATATGCTTGATACAGAACAGCATAAAATTCTAATCGATTGTGGAATGTTTCAGGGTAATGATGAACGTATCGAGTGGAATGAACAAGATTTCATATTTAATCCGGCGGAAATAGCTGCGGTTGTGCTTACGCATGCACACATTGATCATAGCGGCTTGCTGCCCAAGCTGTGCAAATTAGGTTTTACAGGACGGATCATTGCTACGCACTCCACCGCTGATCTCTGTTCGATTATGCTTCCGGACAGCGGGCATATTCAAGAGACAGAAGCTGAATGGTATAATCGAAAACGTCGTCGCCGTGGGCGGCAGCAGATAAAGCCTCTCTATACGGAAGAGGATGCCCGCAATACACTGCATCAATTTTATGGAGTTCCATATGACGAGATTGTTGATGTGGTACCGGGTGTGAAAATTCGTATGCGGGATGCAGGCCATATCCTAGGCTCAGCAATTGTTGAGATGTGGGTAAAATCTCCGACCGAAGAAGCATGCAAGCTTGTCTTCTCAGGAGATCTTGGAAGCAAGCAGCAGGCTATCGTAAAAGATCCGGCTTTGGTTGCAGAGGCGGATTATGTTTTTGTCGAATCGACCTATGGAGATCGGATGCACGGAGAGCGGATTGATCGAGCAGAGATGCTTGGTGATATTGTTCGTACAATTCAGAAGCAAGGAGGGAATATTATCATTCCTTCCTTTTCGGTAGGCCGCACGCAGGAGATTATTTATGAGCTATCAGAGATGCTGCATAACGGAAAAATTGCACCTCTGCCGGTATTCATTGATAGCCCGCTTGCTGTGGAAGCTACGCGTATATTCCGCCGCAACCAACAAGTATTTGATGAAGAGAGCCAGGCATATTTGCGTAAGGGAATAGATCCGCTGTCTTTTCCAGGGCTGCAATTTGTGGAATCCGTCGAAGAGTCACAGCGTCTTAATCGCGTTGTCAGCGGCTCAATCATCATCTCTTCAAGCGGTATGTGTGAAGCCGGGAGAATCAAGCATCATCTGAAACATCATCTATGGCGAACCAAATCACATATTGTATTCGTCGGCTATCAGGCACAGGGAACGCTTGGTCGCCGTATTGTCGATGGAGCGAAGCGGGTTCGGATTTTTGGTGAAGATATTCATGTAGCGGCCCACATCCATAATATCGAAGGTTTCTCAGCTCATGCAGATCTGGCAGGATTACTGGAGTGGCTTTCCGGATTTATCCGCAAGCCAAAGCAGATCTTCATTGTGCATGGAGAAGAGGAAGTTTCGCTACGCTTTGCAGAAACGGTCGAGACAGCCCTTGGCTGCTCCGCTTATGTTCCGCACCGTTTGGAGACGGTCGTCTTAGGTGAGCCGCTTGCGCAGACTGCTCTAAGTCAGCCGAAGATGGATGAGGCGCTGCCGGGAGATTTAGACGACATGCTTGCTGAGCTGCTGCAGGTCTCTGAACGACTGGGACATTCTATGAAATCACAAGCATTGTCTTCTGTGCAGAAGCAAGAGGTGCTTGAGCAGCTTGCGGCTTGCATAGAGACGTTAGAGCAGACAGCACAGGATTGTGAAGAGTAG
- the polA gene encoding DNA polymerase I: MEKKLMILDGNSIANRAFYALPLLTTDEGLYTNAVYGFTTMLLRMLEEEKPTHLLVAFDAGKVTFRTQEYKEYKGKRMKTPGELSAQFPLIKELLDSFNVKHYELNGYEADDIIGTLSAHAEADGFTTLIVSGDKDMLQLVSDKTQVALTRKGISEVELYSPQEIEAKYGLTPAQIIDLKGLMGDTSDNIPGIPGVGEKTALKLLHEFHSVESVLEHVSEVKGKKLQEKIEAHADDARMSKDLATILRSAPIEVTLEDTVHHPYEREKVIPVLERFAFKSLLERLGLDSAEAGSLDGLEEEEIVFVTITEENRDEWADKLTSPMAVMVEVDAENYHGAPIHAIGLANESTRLYVPFDQVGWPALSAWMADSTQQKWVYDAKRSQVALAWKNIQLEGITFDALLASYLSNPSETNHRLCDIAERYGMRLASDDIVYGKGAKRMIPDVSILGPHIVRKADTLARLHAKLDATMKEEGVHELLYDLELPLATVLGEMETCGVQVDKSRLDEIGAELTEKLEGLTEQIHRLAGTEFNINSPKQLGEILFDKLQLPVIKKTKTGYSTSADVLEKLEQSHEIIPLILEFRQLGKLQSTYIEGLKKEIRTETGKIHTSFNQAVTATGRLSSTEPNLQNIPIRLEEGRRIRQAFVPSRPDWFIMAADYSQIELRILAHISQDANLMDSFQKNMDVHTRTAMDVFGVEEDEVTSLMRRQAKAVNFGIVYGISDYGLSQNLNITRKQAAEFIERYFFVFEGVRRYMDQSVLEARKKGYVTTMLNRRRYLPDINSRNFNLRSFAERTAMNTPIQGTAADIIKLAMVTMAQRIEEEKLESRMLLQVHDELIFEVPEHELETMCKLVPDVMEHALSLDVPLKVDVNYGKSWYEAK; the protein is encoded by the coding sequence ATGGAAAAAAAGTTAATGATTTTGGACGGAAACAGCATTGCTAACCGCGCTTTTTATGCGCTTCCCCTTCTGACGACGGATGAAGGTTTATATACGAACGCTGTGTACGGATTTACTACAATGCTATTGCGTATGCTTGAAGAAGAGAAGCCTACCCATCTGCTGGTCGCATTCGACGCAGGAAAGGTAACGTTCCGCACACAAGAGTACAAAGAATACAAAGGCAAGCGGATGAAGACGCCGGGCGAACTGTCCGCGCAGTTCCCTCTTATTAAGGAATTACTTGATTCCTTTAATGTAAAACACTACGAGCTGAACGGTTACGAGGCAGACGATATCATCGGCACACTTTCGGCCCATGCTGAAGCGGACGGATTTACCACGCTGATTGTATCCGGTGATAAAGACATGCTTCAGTTGGTGTCAGATAAGACGCAAGTTGCACTGACACGCAAAGGCATCAGTGAAGTTGAACTGTATTCCCCGCAAGAAATCGAAGCAAAGTATGGACTGACTCCCGCTCAGATTATCGACCTGAAAGGATTAATGGGTGACACATCCGATAATATTCCAGGTATTCCGGGTGTCGGAGAGAAGACAGCGCTTAAGCTTCTGCATGAATTCCATTCAGTTGAATCTGTGCTTGAGCATGTCTCTGAAGTAAAGGGGAAGAAGCTGCAGGAGAAAATCGAAGCGCATGCTGATGATGCGCGTATGAGTAAGGATTTGGCCACCATTCTGCGCAGCGCTCCAATAGAGGTAACGCTTGAAGATACAGTACATCATCCGTATGAAAGAGAAAAAGTGATTCCCGTGCTAGAGAGGTTCGCCTTCAAATCCCTGCTAGAGCGTCTCGGCCTAGATTCTGCGGAAGCAGGTTCATTGGATGGCCTAGAGGAGGAAGAGATCGTATTTGTTACCATTACAGAAGAGAATCGTGATGAATGGGCGGATAAGCTTACATCACCGATGGCTGTCATGGTGGAAGTGGATGCGGAGAATTATCATGGAGCACCCATTCATGCGATTGGGCTTGCCAATGAATCCACGCGTCTGTATGTGCCATTCGATCAAGTAGGGTGGCCGGCGCTTTCTGCCTGGATGGCGGATTCTACACAACAGAAGTGGGTATATGATGCCAAGCGCAGTCAGGTGGCGCTTGCTTGGAAGAATATTCAGCTTGAGGGCATTACTTTTGATGCGCTGCTTGCATCATACCTTAGTAATCCTTCAGAAACAAACCACCGCCTATGCGACATTGCGGAACGGTATGGTATGCGCCTTGCTTCCGATGATATAGTCTACGGAAAAGGGGCAAAGCGTATGATTCCGGATGTCTCGATTCTTGGACCGCATATTGTGCGCAAGGCGGACACATTAGCCCGTCTGCATGCCAAGCTGGATGCGACAATGAAGGAAGAAGGGGTTCATGAACTTCTGTATGATCTCGAATTGCCGCTTGCCACTGTGCTTGGAGAGATGGAAACATGCGGCGTGCAGGTAGATAAGAGCCGCCTTGATGAGATTGGAGCAGAGCTTACAGAGAAGCTTGAGGGGCTGACAGAGCAGATTCATCGCTTAGCGGGTACAGAATTTAACATTAATTCACCGAAGCAACTGGGTGAGATTTTATTTGATAAGCTGCAGTTGCCTGTCATTAAAAAAACAAAAACAGGCTATTCGACAAGTGCTGATGTATTGGAGAAGCTAGAGCAATCTCATGAGATTATCCCGCTTATTCTAGAATTCCGACAGTTGGGTAAGCTTCAGTCGACCTATATTGAAGGACTGAAAAAAGAAATTCGCACGGAAACAGGCAAGATTCATACTTCATTCAACCAGGCGGTAACAGCGACCGGACGCTTAAGCAGCACAGAGCCGAATCTGCAGAATATCCCGATTCGTCTAGAAGAAGGACGCAGAATTCGCCAGGCATTCGTGCCTTCTAGACCGGATTGGTTCATTATGGCAGCGGATTACTCGCAGATTGAACTTCGTATTCTGGCCCATATTTCACAGGATGCGAACTTAATGGATTCCTTCCAGAAGAACATGGATGTTCATACACGTACAGCGATGGATGTCTTTGGTGTAGAAGAGGATGAAGTTACCTCATTGATGCGCCGTCAGGCTAAAGCGGTAAACTTCGGGATTGTATATGGTATTAGCGATTACGGTCTTTCACAAAATCTGAATATAACCCGGAAGCAGGCGGCTGAGTTTATTGAACGCTACTTCTTTGTTTTTGAAGGAGTTAGGCGATACATGGATCAAAGTGTGCTAGAAGCGCGGAAAAAAGGGTACGTGACGACCATGCTGAATCGTCGTCGATATCTTCCCGATATTAATAGCCGCAACTTCAACCTGCGGAGTTTTGCTGAGCGTACGGCGATGAATACTCCCATTCAAGGAACGGCTGCTGATATTATCAAGCTTGCAATGGTGACGATGGCACAGCGGATAGAAGAAGAGAAGCTTGAGAGCCGGATGCTTCTACAGGTACATGATGAATTGATTTTTGAAGTACCAGAACATGAGCTAGAGACAATGTGCAAGCTCGTACCGGATGTAATGGAACATGCACTTTCACTTGATGTACCCCTTAAAGTGGATGTTAATTACGGTAAGAGCTGGTACGAAGCTAAGTAA
- a CDS encoding glyceraldehyde-3-phosphate dehydrogenase yields MTTRIAINGFGRIGRMVFRKAMNDPEVEVVAINASYPVETLAHLIKYDTIHGNISDKVETKEDLIIVNGKATKVVSDRDPANLPWKELDVEIVIEATGKFRDQEGAGKHIKAGAKKVVITAPGKDEDVTIVMGVNDETYDYNAHNIISNASCTTNCLAPVAKVLDEVFGIEYGMMTTVHSYTNDQKNLDNPHKDLRRARACAQAIIPTTTGAARAVARVLPQLQGKLNGFSLRVPTPNVSVVDLVVNLKKNVTVEEVNRALREASEGSMKGILGYTDEPLVSSDFNGDENSSIVDGLSTMVMGEKQVKVLAWYDNEWGYSCRVLDLAKHVSAAAQAKKKVEVTV; encoded by the coding sequence ATGACGACACGAATTGCCATTAATGGATTTGGACGAATTGGACGGATGGTATTCCGCAAAGCAATGAACGATCCGGAAGTGGAAGTGGTGGCGATTAACGCCAGCTATCCTGTTGAGACACTTGCACATCTCATTAAGTATGACACAATTCATGGGAACATTTCAGATAAAGTAGAAACAAAAGAGGACTTGATCATCGTAAACGGCAAGGCTACAAAGGTAGTGTCTGACCGTGATCCGGCAAATCTTCCTTGGAAGGAACTTGATGTAGAAATCGTAATCGAAGCAACAGGCAAGTTCCGCGATCAAGAAGGCGCAGGTAAACATATTAAAGCCGGTGCGAAAAAAGTTGTGATTACAGCTCCAGGTAAAGATGAAGACGTAACGATCGTCATGGGCGTTAACGACGAAACGTATGATTATAATGCACACAATATTATCTCCAATGCATCTTGCACAACAAATTGCTTGGCTCCAGTAGCTAAAGTGCTAGATGAAGTATTTGGTATCGAGTACGGCATGATGACGACCGTGCATTCTTATACAAATGATCAGAAGAACCTGGATAACCCGCACAAAGATCTGCGCAGAGCGCGTGCATGTGCACAAGCGATTATCCCGACAACAACAGGTGCTGCACGTGCGGTAGCCCGCGTGCTTCCACAACTGCAGGGCAAGCTGAACGGCTTCTCCCTTCGCGTACCAACGCCGAATGTATCGGTAGTCGATCTGGTTGTAAATCTTAAGAAGAACGTAACCGTAGAAGAAGTAAATCGCGCGCTGCGTGAAGCGAGCGAAGGCAGTATGAAAGGTATTCTTGGCTATACGGACGAGCCACTTGTTTCCTCAGACTTCAACGGAGATGAGAATTCTTCTATCGTAGACGGTCTGTCTACAATGGTAATGGGTGAGAAGCAAGTGAAGGTTCTTGCTTGGTATGATAACGAGTGGGGCTACTCCTGCCGTGTCCTTGACCTTGCTAAGCACGTATCTGCTGCCGCCCAGGCGAAAAAAAAAGTAGAAGTAACCGTGTAA